From Watersipora subatra chromosome 2, tzWatSuba1.1, whole genome shotgun sequence, one genomic window encodes:
- the LOC137388447 gene encoding protein FAM200B-like, translating to MIAFHCIIHESILCAQLKDEYGSLMLDIMKLINFLRSKSSLRHRQLRKFLQESDSQYDELLVHNNVRWLSKGRALQSVWTVRQHIEQFLSEIGGDAAEQFLEIPRSEHSLRDMAFLTDILAHLNDLNLKLQGEGRNVVELWQAVTSFKDKLY from the exons ATGATTGCATTTCATTGTATCATACACGAAAGCATTCTCTGTGCACAACTGAAAGATGAATATGGAAGTCTTATGCTGGACATAatgaaactaataaactttCTCAGATCAAAATCATCTCTACGACACCGCCAGCTTAGAAAATTTCTGCAGGAGTCTGATTCTCAGTATGATGAATTGTTAGTACACAACAATGTCAG ATGGCTGAGTAAGGGTAGAGCTTTGCAAAGCGTATGGACTGTAAGACAGCATATTGAGCAGTTTCTTAGTGAGATTGGAGGAGATGCAGCAGAACAATTTTTAGAGATTCCCAGATCGGAGCATTCACTGAGAGACATGGCTTTTCTGACAGACATTTTGGCTCATCTGAATGACCTAAATTTGAAATTGCAGGGTGAAGGTCGTAATGTGGTAGAACTCTGGCAGGCAGTAACATCTTTTAAAGACAAACTCTACTGA